One region of Gossypium raimondii isolate GPD5lz chromosome 6, ASM2569854v1, whole genome shotgun sequence genomic DNA includes:
- the LOC105772522 gene encoding somatic embryogenesis receptor kinase 1 isoform X1 — protein MEGSKKVKSLVLVCLISVLLHPFWLISANVEGDALHSLRTNLNDPNNVLQSWDPTLVNPCTWFHVTCNNDNSVIRVDLGNAALSGQLVPQLGLLKNLQYLELYSNNISGPIPSDLGNLTSLVSLDLYLNSFSGPIPESLGRLSKLRFLRLNNNTLMGPIPMSLTNITSLQVLDLSNNHLSGEVPDNGSFSLFTPISFANNLDLCGPVTGRPCPGSPPFSPPPPFVPPPPISSPSGNSVTGAIAGGVAAGAALLFAAPAIAFAWWRRRKPQEFFFDVPAEEDPEVHLGQLKRFSLRELQVATDSFSHKNILGRGGFGKVYKGRLADGSLVAVKRLKEERTPGGELQFQTEVEMISMAVHRNLLRLRGFCMTPTERLLVYPYMANGSVASCLRERPPSQPPLDWPTRKRIALGSARGLSYLHDHCDPKIIHRDVKAANILLDEEFEAVVGDFGLAKLMDYKDTHVTTAVRGTIGHIAPEYLSTGKSSEKTDVFGYGIMLLELITGQRAFDLARLANDDDVMLLDWVKGLLKEKKLELLVDPDLQTNYVETEVEQLIQVALLCTQGSPMDRPKMSEVVRMLEGDGLAERWDEWQKVEVLRQEVELAPHPNSDWIVDSTDNLHAVELSGPR, from the exons GTGATGCATTGCACAGCCTAAGGACCAACTTGAATGATCCTAACAATGTACTGCAGAGTTGGGATCCTACCCTTGTTAACCCCTGCACATGGTTTCACGTTACATGTAACAATGATAATAGTGTTATTAGAGT TGATCTTGGAAATGCAGCTTTATCTGGTCAGCTTGTACCGCAGCTTGGCTTGCTTAAGAATTTGCAGTACTT GGAACTTTACAGTAATAACATAAGTGGACCAATTCCTAGTGATCTTGGGAATCTGACTAGCTTGGTGAGCTTGGATCTCTATTTGAATAGTTTCAGTGGTCCTATTCCTGAATCTTTGGGGAGGCTGTCGAAATTGCGATTCCT CCGGCTCAACAACAACACCTTGATGGGTCCTATCCCTATGTCATTAACGAATATCACATCACTTCAAGTCCT GGATCTATCAAATAACCATCTTTCTGGGGAGGTTCCAGATAATGGCTCCTTCTCACTATTCACTCCTATCAG TTTTGCTAACAACTTAGATCTATGTGGCCCGGTTACTGGACGCCCATGCCCCGGATCTCCTCCTTtctctcctcctcctccttttGTACCACCACCGCCAATTTCTTCTCCAA GTGGGAATAGTGTCACTGGTGCAATAGCTGGAGGAGTTGCAGCAGGTGCTGCCTTACTGTTTGCTGCTCCTGCAATTGCATTTGCGTGGTGGCGTCGGCGGAAACCTCAAGAATTTTTCTTTGATGTACCTG CGGAAGAGGACCCAGAAGTTCATCTTGGACAGCTGAAGAGGTTTTCATTACGAGAACTACAAGTTGCCACTGACAGTTTTAGCCATAAAAATATTCTGGGTAGAGGTGGATTTGGTAAGGTTTACAAAGGAAGGTTAGCTGACGGTTCACTGGTGGCTGTTAAAAGATTGAAAGAAGAGCGTACACCTGGTGGGGAGTTACAGTTTCAAACAGAGGTAGAGATGATCAGCATGGCTGTTCATCGAAATCTCCTCAGGCTGCGTGGGTTTTGTATGACACCGACTGAGCGATTGCTTGTTTACCCCTACATGGCTAATGGAAGTGTTGCATCATGTCTCAGAG AACGCCCTCCGTCACAACCTCCACTTGATTGGCCAACACGGAAGAGAATTGCATTGGGATCTGCTAGGGGTCTTTCTTATTTGCATGATCACTGTGACCCAAAGATCATTCATCGTGATGTAAAAGCTGCAAACATTTTGTTGGATGAGGAGTTTGAAGCTGTTGTTGGTGACTTTGGGTTGGCTAAACTTATGGACTACAAGGATACCCATGTAACTACTGCTGTACGTGGCACAATTGGACATATTGCTCCTGAGTATCTCTCTACTGGAAAATCTTCAGAGAAAACTGATGTTTTTGGGTATGGTATCATGCTTTTGGAGCTTATAACTGGACAGCGGGCCTTTGATCTTGCTCGTCTTGCAAATGATGATGATGTCATGTTGCTTGATTGG GTCAAAGGACTTCTGAAGGAGAAGAAGCTGGAATTGCTAGTTGATCCTGATCTGCAAACCAATTATGTAGAAACTGAGGTAGAGCAGTTAATCCAGGTTGCTCTGCTATGCACACAAGGTTCCCCAATGGACCGGCCAAAGATGTCGGAAGTGGTTAGAATGCTGGAAGGTGATGGGTTGGCCGAGAGATGGGATGAGTGGCAGAAAGTTGAAGTTCTACGGCAGGAGGTTGAACTTGCCCCTCATCCTAATTCTGATTGGATCGTGGACTCAACTGACAATCTGCATGCTGTTGAGTTATCCGGTCCAAGGTGA
- the LOC105772522 gene encoding somatic embryogenesis receptor kinase 2 isoform X2, producing MEGSKKVKSLVLVCLISVLLHPFWLISANVEGDALHSLRTNLNDPNNVLQSWDPTLVNPCTWFHVTCNNDNSVIRVDLGNAALSGQLVPQLGLLKNLQYFNNISGPIPSDLGNLTSLVSLDLYLNSFSGPIPESLGRLSKLRFLRLNNNTLMGPIPMSLTNITSLQVLDLSNNHLSGEVPDNGSFSLFTPISFANNLDLCGPVTGRPCPGSPPFSPPPPFVPPPPISSPSGNSVTGAIAGGVAAGAALLFAAPAIAFAWWRRRKPQEFFFDVPAEEDPEVHLGQLKRFSLRELQVATDSFSHKNILGRGGFGKVYKGRLADGSLVAVKRLKEERTPGGELQFQTEVEMISMAVHRNLLRLRGFCMTPTERLLVYPYMANGSVASCLRERPPSQPPLDWPTRKRIALGSARGLSYLHDHCDPKIIHRDVKAANILLDEEFEAVVGDFGLAKLMDYKDTHVTTAVRGTIGHIAPEYLSTGKSSEKTDVFGYGIMLLELITGQRAFDLARLANDDDVMLLDWVKGLLKEKKLELLVDPDLQTNYVETEVEQLIQVALLCTQGSPMDRPKMSEVVRMLEGDGLAERWDEWQKVEVLRQEVELAPHPNSDWIVDSTDNLHAVELSGPR from the exons GTGATGCATTGCACAGCCTAAGGACCAACTTGAATGATCCTAACAATGTACTGCAGAGTTGGGATCCTACCCTTGTTAACCCCTGCACATGGTTTCACGTTACATGTAACAATGATAATAGTGTTATTAGAGT TGATCTTGGAAATGCAGCTTTATCTGGTCAGCTTGTACCGCAGCTTGGCTTGCTTAAGAATTTGCAGTACTT TAATAACATAAGTGGACCAATTCCTAGTGATCTTGGGAATCTGACTAGCTTGGTGAGCTTGGATCTCTATTTGAATAGTTTCAGTGGTCCTATTCCTGAATCTTTGGGGAGGCTGTCGAAATTGCGATTCCT CCGGCTCAACAACAACACCTTGATGGGTCCTATCCCTATGTCATTAACGAATATCACATCACTTCAAGTCCT GGATCTATCAAATAACCATCTTTCTGGGGAGGTTCCAGATAATGGCTCCTTCTCACTATTCACTCCTATCAG TTTTGCTAACAACTTAGATCTATGTGGCCCGGTTACTGGACGCCCATGCCCCGGATCTCCTCCTTtctctcctcctcctccttttGTACCACCACCGCCAATTTCTTCTCCAA GTGGGAATAGTGTCACTGGTGCAATAGCTGGAGGAGTTGCAGCAGGTGCTGCCTTACTGTTTGCTGCTCCTGCAATTGCATTTGCGTGGTGGCGTCGGCGGAAACCTCAAGAATTTTTCTTTGATGTACCTG CGGAAGAGGACCCAGAAGTTCATCTTGGACAGCTGAAGAGGTTTTCATTACGAGAACTACAAGTTGCCACTGACAGTTTTAGCCATAAAAATATTCTGGGTAGAGGTGGATTTGGTAAGGTTTACAAAGGAAGGTTAGCTGACGGTTCACTGGTGGCTGTTAAAAGATTGAAAGAAGAGCGTACACCTGGTGGGGAGTTACAGTTTCAAACAGAGGTAGAGATGATCAGCATGGCTGTTCATCGAAATCTCCTCAGGCTGCGTGGGTTTTGTATGACACCGACTGAGCGATTGCTTGTTTACCCCTACATGGCTAATGGAAGTGTTGCATCATGTCTCAGAG AACGCCCTCCGTCACAACCTCCACTTGATTGGCCAACACGGAAGAGAATTGCATTGGGATCTGCTAGGGGTCTTTCTTATTTGCATGATCACTGTGACCCAAAGATCATTCATCGTGATGTAAAAGCTGCAAACATTTTGTTGGATGAGGAGTTTGAAGCTGTTGTTGGTGACTTTGGGTTGGCTAAACTTATGGACTACAAGGATACCCATGTAACTACTGCTGTACGTGGCACAATTGGACATATTGCTCCTGAGTATCTCTCTACTGGAAAATCTTCAGAGAAAACTGATGTTTTTGGGTATGGTATCATGCTTTTGGAGCTTATAACTGGACAGCGGGCCTTTGATCTTGCTCGTCTTGCAAATGATGATGATGTCATGTTGCTTGATTGG GTCAAAGGACTTCTGAAGGAGAAGAAGCTGGAATTGCTAGTTGATCCTGATCTGCAAACCAATTATGTAGAAACTGAGGTAGAGCAGTTAATCCAGGTTGCTCTGCTATGCACACAAGGTTCCCCAATGGACCGGCCAAAGATGTCGGAAGTGGTTAGAATGCTGGAAGGTGATGGGTTGGCCGAGAGATGGGATGAGTGGCAGAAAGTTGAAGTTCTACGGCAGGAGGTTGAACTTGCCCCTCATCCTAATTCTGATTGGATCGTGGACTCAACTGACAATCTGCATGCTGTTGAGTTATCCGGTCCAAGGTGA